The following proteins are encoded in a genomic region of Methylibium petroleiphilum PM1:
- the moeA gene encoding molybdopterin molybdotransferase MoeA, protein MDSPTPSALPSIEQIASCIAGYDPNALAVAQAQDFIARFVPKVGAVEQLALRSALGRVLAHDIISPIDVPAHDNSAMDGYALRGADLRDGQPTTLRLAGTGFAGQQFEGRVAAGECVRIMTGAVMPAGLDTVVPQEFTSVADGAVTLPAGVVRTGDNRRLAGEDLARGEAALQAGRVLRPADIGMLASLGRAEVPVRRRLRVAFFSTGDELRSIGEPLEAGCVYDSNRYTIHGMLTRLGVELLDLGVVRDDPAALEAAFRSACENADAVITSGGVSVGEADHTKQVMARLGEVAFWRIAMRPGRPMAFGRVASNGRTAVLFGLPGNPVAVMVTFYAFVRDALLAMAGATPQSLPLLRARTAEAIRKKPGRTEYQRGIVSRAADGDWDVQLTGAQGSGILRSMSVANGLVVLHHEQASVERGGYVDVLPFDGLV, encoded by the coding sequence ATGGACTCACCGACCCCCTCCGCCTTGCCGTCGATCGAACAGATCGCCTCCTGCATCGCCGGCTACGACCCCAATGCGCTGGCCGTGGCGCAGGCGCAGGACTTCATCGCGCGCTTCGTGCCGAAAGTCGGCGCGGTGGAGCAGCTCGCGCTGCGCAGTGCGCTCGGCCGCGTGCTGGCGCACGACATCATCTCGCCGATCGATGTGCCGGCGCACGACAATTCGGCGATGGACGGCTACGCGTTGCGCGGTGCCGATCTGCGCGACGGCCAGCCCACCACGTTGCGCCTGGCCGGCACCGGCTTTGCCGGCCAGCAGTTCGAGGGCCGCGTGGCCGCGGGCGAATGCGTGCGCATCATGACCGGTGCCGTGATGCCGGCCGGCCTGGACACCGTCGTGCCGCAGGAGTTCACCAGCGTCGCCGACGGCGCCGTCACGCTGCCCGCCGGCGTGGTGCGCACCGGCGACAACCGCCGCCTTGCCGGCGAGGACCTCGCGCGCGGCGAGGCCGCGCTGCAGGCCGGTCGGGTGCTGCGCCCGGCCGACATCGGCATGCTCGCCTCGCTGGGCCGGGCCGAGGTGCCGGTGCGGCGCCGGCTGCGCGTCGCCTTCTTCTCCACCGGCGACGAGCTGCGCTCGATCGGCGAGCCGCTCGAGGCCGGCTGCGTCTACGACAGCAACCGCTACACGATCCACGGCATGCTCACGCGCCTGGGTGTCGAGCTGCTCGACCTGGGCGTGGTCCGCGACGATCCGGCCGCGCTGGAAGCCGCCTTCCGCAGCGCGTGCGAGAACGCCGACGCGGTGATCACCTCGGGCGGCGTCAGCGTCGGCGAAGCCGACCACACCAAGCAGGTGATGGCAAGGCTCGGCGAAGTGGCGTTCTGGCGCATCGCGATGCGGCCCGGCCGGCCGATGGCCTTCGGCCGCGTCGCCTCGAACGGCCGCACCGCGGTGCTGTTCGGCCTGCCCGGCAACCCGGTTGCGGTGATGGTGACCTTCTATGCCTTCGTGCGCGATGCGCTGCTGGCGATGGCCGGCGCCACGCCCCAGAGCCTGCCGTTGCTGCGCGCGCGCACCGCCGAGGCCATCCGCAAGAAGCCCGGCCGCACCGAGTACCAGCGCGGCATCGTCTCGCGCGCCGCCGACGGCGACTGGGACGTGCAGCTCACCGGCGCCCAGGGCTCGGGCATCCTGCGCAGCATGAGCGTGGCCAACGGCCTGGTCGTGCTGCACCACGAACAGGCCTCGGTCGAGCGCGGCGGCTACGTCGACGTGTTGCCGTTCGACGGGCTCGTCTGA
- the recR gene encoding recombination mediator RecR, whose product MAASSTLESLTEALRRLPGVGVKSAQRMAYHLLQHDREGALRLARALEQAVATVRHCERCNTFTEAPVCSTCLDPARERRQLCVVETPADQAAVERSGSYHGLYFVLMGRLSPLDGIGVHDIGLEKLLARATDGEVQELIVATNFTAEGEATAHVIAQALKGRGPSVTRLARGVPVGSELEYVDLGTIAHALSDRR is encoded by the coding sequence ATGGCTGCGTCGTCCACGCTTGAGTCGCTGACCGAGGCCTTGCGCCGCTTGCCGGGTGTGGGCGTGAAGTCGGCGCAGCGCATGGCCTACCACCTGCTGCAGCACGATCGCGAGGGCGCGCTGCGGCTCGCGCGTGCGCTGGAGCAGGCCGTGGCGACGGTGAGGCACTGCGAGCGCTGCAACACCTTCACCGAGGCCCCGGTGTGCAGCACCTGCCTCGATCCGGCGCGTGAACGCCGGCAGTTGTGCGTGGTCGAGACGCCGGCCGATCAGGCAGCGGTCGAGCGCAGCGGCAGCTACCACGGGCTGTACTTCGTGTTGATGGGGCGGCTGAGCCCGCTCGATGGCATCGGGGTGCACGACATCGGGCTGGAGAAACTGCTGGCGCGTGCCACCGATGGCGAGGTGCAGGAACTGATCGTCGCCACCAACTTCACCGCCGAAGGCGAGGCCACCGCGCACGTGATCGCCCAGGCCCTGAAGGGCCGAGGCCCGAGCGTCACGCGGCTGGCGCGCGGCGTGCCGGTCGGCAGCGAACTCGAGTACGTGGACCTGGGCACCATCGCCCATGCATTGAGCGATCGACGCTAG
- the gloB gene encoding hydroxyacylglutathione hydrolase yields MNLIAVPAFTDNYIWMLHDGVSAIVVDPGEAAPVTRALDERSLKLAAIVVTHHHGDHVGGVDALRARLPDGRGPVYGPAREDIPQPFLPLRDGDAIELFGTRFEVIDVPGHTAGHIAYFGQPAGEAPILFCGDTLFSGGCGRLFEGTPAQMHASLSRLAALPGDTRVCCAHEYTLGNLKFACAVEPGNADLIDYVAQCESLRQRDLPTLPSTVARERQVNPFLRVTSTQVRTSARAHGAAGDDAVSVLAALRQWKNEFR; encoded by the coding sequence ATGAACCTGATCGCTGTTCCCGCCTTCACGGACAACTACATCTGGATGCTCCACGATGGCGTGTCGGCCATCGTCGTCGATCCGGGGGAAGCCGCGCCGGTGACTCGCGCGCTCGACGAGCGGTCACTGAAGCTCGCGGCGATTGTAGTGACCCACCATCACGGCGACCACGTCGGCGGTGTCGACGCGCTGCGTGCACGCTTGCCCGACGGCCGCGGACCGGTCTACGGTCCGGCGCGCGAGGACATCCCGCAGCCCTTCCTGCCGCTGCGCGACGGCGATGCGATCGAGCTGTTCGGCACGCGCTTCGAGGTGATCGACGTGCCCGGCCACACGGCTGGCCACATCGCCTACTTCGGCCAGCCGGCCGGCGAGGCGCCCATCCTGTTCTGCGGCGACACGCTGTTCAGCGGTGGCTGCGGCCGGTTGTTCGAAGGCACGCCGGCGCAGATGCACGCGTCGCTGTCGCGACTGGCCGCGCTGCCCGGCGACACGCGGGTGTGCTGCGCCCACGAGTACACACTCGGCAACCTGAAATTCGCGTGCGCCGTGGAACCCGGCAACGCCGATCTGATCGACTACGTTGCGCAGTGCGAGTCGCTGCGACAACGCGACCTGCCCACGCTGCCCAGCACGGTGGCGCGTGAACGACAGGTCAACCCCTTTCTGCGCGTCACGAGCACGCAGGTCCGAACCAGTGCCCGCGCGCATGGCGCCGCCGGCGACGATGCGGTGAGCGTGCTCGCGGCATTGCGACAGTGGAAGAACGAATTCCGATGA
- a CDS encoding transglycosylase SLT domain-containing protein — MTALLLTPKRRATLSVLALTLVLAACATAPSPEPVTAPVVNAGAAAPGATPPPEAAAPGVAAASAAAPNDAAVAAGPPTDPVRPEEPVDLDAIAAQRDLWIRVRRGFAMPDLDTPLVRDREQWYATRPDYVQRMTERSSRYLFHVVEEIERRGMPTELALLPFIESAFNPQAMSTAKASGMWQFIPSTGKHFDLAQNAFRDDRRDVLASTRAALDYLQKLHGMFGDWHLALAAYNWGEGSVGRAIARNQKLGLPTDYLSLKMPDETRYYVPKLQAVKNLIARPEAFGLTLPAIENHPYFLSVPIQRDIDAALVARLAGLPLDEFHALNPSLNKPVILAAGTPQVLLPYDNANEFVRALPGYQGPLASWTAWVVPTTMKPADAAKRVGMSEAELREANRIPPRMLVRAGSTLMVPRHPHRHLDDVSERVADNATMLLAPDAPALRRTTVKARKNDSVASIAARYRLSAASVADWNKVAAGAHFKTGQAVVLYLPGRAATARKSSPSTTAKARGNRATTSATAQRKSAGKSVAARPTAQGKSRVAANSR, encoded by the coding sequence ATGACCGCCCTGCTGCTCACGCCGAAGCGTCGCGCCACGCTGTCCGTGCTGGCCCTGACGCTCGTGCTGGCAGCCTGCGCCACCGCTCCGTCGCCCGAACCGGTCACGGCTCCCGTCGTCAACGCCGGCGCCGCCGCGCCCGGCGCCACGCCGCCCCCCGAGGCCGCAGCGCCCGGCGTGGCCGCCGCCAGCGCCGCCGCGCCGAACGATGCCGCCGTCGCGGCCGGCCCACCGACCGATCCCGTGCGCCCGGAAGAACCGGTCGACCTCGACGCCATCGCGGCGCAACGCGATCTGTGGATACGCGTGCGGCGCGGCTTCGCGATGCCCGACCTCGACACGCCGCTGGTCCGCGACCGCGAGCAGTGGTACGCCACGCGGCCCGATTACGTGCAGCGCATGACCGAGCGGTCGAGTCGCTACCTGTTCCATGTGGTCGAGGAGATCGAACGGCGCGGCATGCCCACCGAACTGGCCCTGCTGCCGTTCATCGAGAGTGCCTTCAACCCGCAGGCCATGTCGACCGCCAAGGCCTCGGGCATGTGGCAGTTCATCCCGTCGACCGGCAAGCACTTCGATCTGGCGCAGAACGCCTTCCGCGACGACCGGCGCGACGTGCTGGCCTCCACGCGCGCCGCGCTCGACTACCTGCAGAAGCTGCACGGCATGTTCGGCGACTGGCATCTCGCGCTGGCCGCCTACAACTGGGGCGAAGGCAGCGTGGGCCGCGCGATCGCCCGCAACCAGAAACTCGGCCTGCCGACCGACTACCTCAGCCTGAAGATGCCGGACGAGACGCGCTACTACGTGCCCAAGCTGCAGGCCGTGAAGAACCTCATCGCGCGGCCAGAGGCCTTCGGATTGACGCTGCCCGCGATCGAGAACCACCCCTACTTCCTGAGCGTGCCGATCCAGCGCGACATCGACGCAGCCCTGGTGGCCCGTCTGGCCGGCCTGCCGCTCGACGAATTCCACGCGCTGAACCCCTCGCTCAACAAGCCGGTGATCCTGGCCGCCGGCACGCCGCAGGTGCTGCTGCCCTACGACAACGCCAACGAGTTCGTGCGCGCGCTGCCCGGTTACCAGGGCCCGCTGGCCAGCTGGACCGCCTGGGTCGTGCCGACGACGATGAAGCCGGCCGATGCCGCCAAGCGGGTCGGCATGAGCGAAGCCGAACTGCGCGAGGCCAATCGCATCCCGCCGCGCATGCTGGTGCGCGCCGGCTCGACGCTGATGGTGCCCCGGCACCCGCACCGGCACCTCGACGACGTGTCCGAGCGCGTGGCCGACAACGCGACGATGCTGCTCGCCCCTGACGCCCCGGCGCTGCGCCGCACCACCGTGAAGGCGCGCAAGAATGACAGCGTGGCCTCGATCGCCGCACGCTACCGGCTCAGCGCCGCCAGCGTGGCCGACTGGAACAAGGTGGCGGCCGGCGCCCACTTCAAGACCGGCCAGGCGGTGGTGCTCTACCTGCCGGGCAGGGCCGCGACCGCCCGCAAGAGCAGCCCCAGCACGACGGCCAAGGCCCGCGGCAACCGCGCCACCACGTCAGCCACGGCCCAGCGCAAGTCGGCCGGCAAGTCGGTGGCCGCGCGCCCGACCGCGCAGGGCAAGAGCCGCGTGGCCGCCAACAGCCGCTGA
- a CDS encoding ribonuclease H family protein has product MKWIAYTDGACAPSNPGPAAWGAVLIAPDGRTETDHFGFIGHGTNQIAELTAAIEGLTRVPAGALVELVSDSQYVLKGLSEWRAGWERKGYRNSKGEPVANLGLWKQLFALADARKVSTRWVRGHNGDPLNERADALANKALALKSGSAD; this is encoded by the coding sequence ATGAAGTGGATCGCCTACACCGATGGCGCCTGTGCGCCGTCGAATCCCGGGCCGGCGGCCTGGGGCGCCGTGCTCATCGCGCCGGACGGCCGCACCGAGACCGATCATTTCGGCTTCATCGGCCACGGCACCAACCAGATCGCCGAACTGACTGCGGCGATCGAAGGCCTGACGCGCGTGCCGGCCGGCGCGCTGGTGGAACTGGTGTCGGACAGCCAGTACGTGCTCAAGGGCCTGAGCGAGTGGCGCGCCGGCTGGGAGCGCAAGGGCTACCGCAACTCCAAGGGTGAGCCGGTCGCCAACCTGGGCCTGTGGAAGCAGTTGTTCGCGCTGGCCGATGCGCGCAAGGTGTCGACGCGCTGGGTGCGCGGACACAACGGCGACCCGCTCAACGAGCGCGCCGATGCGCTCGCGAACAAGGCGCTGGCGCTGAAATCCGGCAGCGCCGACTGA
- a CDS encoding YbaB/EbfC family nucleoid-associated protein has translation MLKGQLAGLMKQAQAMQDNLKKAQDELALIEVEGQSGAGLVKVLMTCKHDVKRITIDPSLLADDKDMLEDLVAAAFNDAVRRAAATSEEKMGKLTAGMPLPPGMKLPF, from the coding sequence ATGCTCAAAGGACAACTGGCCGGCCTGATGAAGCAGGCGCAGGCCATGCAGGACAACCTGAAGAAGGCACAGGACGAACTGGCGCTGATCGAGGTCGAGGGCCAGTCGGGTGCCGGGCTCGTGAAGGTGCTGATGACCTGCAAGCACGACGTCAAGCGCATCACCATCGACCCCAGCCTGCTGGCCGACGACAAGGACATGCTCGAGGACCTGGTGGCAGCGGCCTTCAACGACGCGGTGCGCCGCGCGGCGGCGACCAGCGAGGAAAAGATGGGCAAGCTGACGGCAGGAATGCCGCTGCCGCCGGGCATGAAGTTGCCGTTTTGA
- the chrA gene encoding chromate efflux transporter — MNPSDTDPPAEVGLREAFGFWLKLGFISFGGPAGQISIMHQELVERRRWISEQRFLHALNYCMVLPGPEAQQLATYIGWLMHRTWGGLVAGGLFVLPSLFVLIALSWVYLAYGELPAVAGLLYGIKPAVTAIVVFAAWRIGSRALKNAWLWAIAVAAFVAIFALHAPFPLIVLAAGLLGHLGGRYLPERFAIGGGHGQGAARPGPALIDDDTPTPAHARFSWPHATRVLVVFVALWVVVLGALSLAFGWSAVLTQMGWFFTKAALLTFGGAYAVLPYVYQGAVEHYQWLTGPQMIDGLALGETTPGPLIMVVAFVGFVGAWTHAVFGPDALFAAGAAAAVIVTYFTFLPSFLFILLGGPFIETTHGKLQFTAPLTGITAAVVGVIVNLAVFFAYHVLWPAGLEGRFEWPAALIGAAAAVALFGLRIGVIPVVLAAGLLGLVWQLL, encoded by the coding sequence ATGAACCCCAGCGACACCGACCCGCCCGCCGAAGTCGGCCTCCGCGAGGCGTTCGGCTTCTGGCTCAAGCTCGGCTTCATCAGCTTCGGCGGTCCGGCCGGGCAGATTTCGATCATGCACCAGGAGCTGGTGGAGCGGCGCCGCTGGATCTCGGAGCAGCGCTTCCTCCATGCGCTGAACTACTGCATGGTGCTGCCCGGTCCGGAAGCACAGCAGCTGGCCACCTACATCGGCTGGCTGATGCACCGCACCTGGGGCGGCCTGGTGGCCGGCGGGCTGTTCGTGCTGCCCTCGCTGTTCGTCCTGATCGCACTGTCGTGGGTCTATCTGGCCTACGGCGAACTGCCGGCGGTGGCGGGCCTGCTGTACGGCATCAAGCCGGCGGTCACCGCGATCGTGGTGTTCGCTGCCTGGCGCATCGGTTCCCGCGCACTGAAGAATGCCTGGCTGTGGGCCATTGCGGTCGCGGCCTTCGTGGCGATCTTCGCGCTGCACGCGCCGTTCCCGCTGATCGTTCTGGCAGCCGGCCTGCTCGGCCACCTCGGGGGCCGCTACCTGCCCGAACGTTTCGCGATCGGCGGCGGCCATGGCCAGGGCGCAGCGCGCCCGGGGCCGGCGCTGATCGACGACGACACGCCGACGCCGGCCCACGCCCGCTTCTCCTGGCCGCATGCGACGCGCGTGCTGGTGGTCTTCGTGGCCTTGTGGGTCGTGGTCCTCGGCGCGCTGAGCCTGGCCTTCGGCTGGTCGGCGGTGCTGACGCAGATGGGCTGGTTCTTCACCAAGGCCGCGCTGCTGACCTTCGGCGGCGCCTACGCGGTGCTGCCCTATGTCTACCAGGGCGCGGTCGAACACTACCAGTGGCTGACCGGGCCGCAGATGATCGACGGCCTGGCACTCGGCGAGACCACGCCCGGCCCGCTGATCATGGTGGTGGCCTTCGTCGGTTTCGTCGGCGCCTGGACCCATGCGGTGTTCGGGCCCGACGCGCTGTTCGCGGCCGGCGCCGCCGCCGCCGTGATCGTCACCTACTTCACCTTCCTGCCGTCCTTCCTGTTCATCCTGCTGGGCGGGCCCTTCATCGAGACCACGCACGGCAAGCTGCAGTTCACCGCGCCGCTGACCGGCATCACCGCCGCAGTGGTCGGCGTGATCGTCAACCTGGCGGTGTTCTTCGCCTACCACGTGCTGTGGCCGGCCGGGCTGGAGGGGCGCTTCGAGTGGCCCGCGGCACTGATCGGCGCGGCGGCGGCCGTCGCGCTGTTCGGCTTGCGGATCGGCGTGATCCCGGTCGTGCTGGCCGCCGGGCTGCTGGGTCTCGTCTGGCAGTTGCTCTGA
- a CDS encoding c-type cytochrome, with translation MKATPTPAAKPPAATAETPAAAPAADAKPAAAAATPSGGAAPYKVVDGYKVDPETMKGFRTWRAAACDRCHGANQEGMVGPSLINSLKTLSKAEFVTTVTQGRLEKGMPSFGQAPNVVGNIDQLYAYLKGRSDGAITKAHVEAMP, from the coding sequence CTGAAGGCCACGCCCACGCCCGCCGCCAAGCCACCCGCGGCCACCGCTGAGACGCCGGCTGCTGCGCCGGCGGCCGACGCCAAGCCCGCCGCCGCAGCGGCCACGCCCTCCGGCGGCGCCGCACCGTACAAGGTGGTCGACGGCTACAAGGTCGATCCCGAAACGATGAAGGGCTTCCGCACCTGGCGCGCCGCGGCCTGCGACCGCTGTCATGGCGCCAACCAGGAAGGCATGGTGGGACCGTCGCTGATCAACAGCCTGAAGACGCTGAGCAAGGCCGAGTTCGTGACCACCGTGACCCAGGGCCGTCTCGAGAAGGGCATGCCGAGCTTCGGGCAGGCGCCCAACGTGGTCGGCAACATCGATCAGCTCTACGCCTACCTGAAGGGCCGCTCGGACGGCGCCATCACCAAGGCGCACGTCGAAGCGATGCCCTGA
- a CDS encoding dihydrolipoyl dehydrogenase, translating to MTPVRDVDVAILGAGSAGLSAYRAAREHTDRVLLIDPGPLGTTCARVGCMPSKLLIAAAEAAHAVDDATRFGIDVQGVRIDGARVMARVRAERDRFVGFVLDDIERIAPDHRLDGVARFLDPHHLQVDGPGGALTVRADRMVIATGSRPRLPPEWRSALGDRLIVNDDVFDWQDLPRSVAVVGTGAIGLELAQALHLLGVRVRLLGRGPTVGPLSDPALAALAASHFDATLPLQRDATVQRVERLGDEVAVHWRSASGTQSEHFDVLLAAIGRRPNTDALGFEHTGLDCDADGVPLRDPTTMRIGHSHIFIAGDAGDDRPLLHEASDEGLIAGHNAGRYPDVQAGRRRTPLAVVFCEPQIAMAGRSHRELTAAGTRFATGTVSFENQGRSRVIGRNVGALHVYGERGTRRLLGAEMLGPAAEHLGHLLAWSIGRGETVDEALAQPFYHPVIEEGVRTALRQLRQALDRPEPAPCEGCAPGD from the coding sequence ATGACCCCGGTGCGCGACGTCGACGTGGCCATTCTCGGCGCCGGCTCGGCCGGCCTGAGCGCCTACCGCGCGGCGCGCGAGCACACCGATCGCGTGCTGCTGATCGACCCCGGCCCGCTCGGCACCACCTGCGCCCGCGTCGGCTGCATGCCGAGCAAGCTGCTGATCGCCGCCGCCGAGGCCGCGCACGCCGTCGACGACGCGACGCGCTTCGGCATCGACGTGCAGGGCGTGCGCATCGACGGCGCGCGCGTGATGGCACGCGTGCGCGCCGAGCGCGACCGCTTCGTCGGCTTCGTGCTCGACGACATCGAGCGCATCGCCCCCGACCACCGGCTGGACGGCGTGGCCCGCTTCCTCGACCCGCACCACTTGCAGGTGGACGGCCCCGGGGGCGCGCTCACCGTGCGCGCTGACCGCATGGTGATCGCCACCGGCTCGCGGCCTCGCCTGCCACCCGAGTGGCGCAGCGCGCTCGGCGATCGCCTGATCGTCAACGACGACGTGTTCGACTGGCAGGACCTGCCGCGTTCGGTGGCCGTGGTCGGCACCGGGGCGATCGGTCTCGAACTGGCGCAGGCGCTGCATCTGCTGGGCGTGCGCGTGCGTCTGCTGGGCCGCGGACCGACGGTCGGCCCGCTCAGCGATCCAGCGCTGGCCGCGCTGGCCGCCAGCCACTTCGATGCGACGCTGCCGCTGCAGCGCGACGCCACGGTGCAGCGCGTCGAGCGGCTCGGCGACGAGGTCGCCGTCCACTGGCGCAGCGCCTCCGGTACGCAGAGCGAACACTTCGACGTGCTGCTCGCCGCCATCGGCCGGCGACCGAACACCGACGCGCTCGGGTTCGAGCACACCGGCCTCGATTGCGACGCCGACGGCGTGCCACTGCGCGACCCCACCACGATGCGCATCGGCCACTCGCACATCTTCATCGCCGGCGATGCGGGCGACGATCGCCCGCTGCTGCACGAGGCGTCTGATGAAGGCCTGATCGCCGGCCACAACGCCGGGCGCTATCCCGACGTGCAGGCCGGGCGTCGCCGCACGCCGCTGGCGGTGGTGTTCTGCGAACCGCAGATCGCGATGGCCGGTCGCAGCCACCGCGAGCTGACCGCGGCCGGCACGCGCTTCGCGACCGGTACCGTGAGCTTCGAGAACCAGGGCCGCAGCCGCGTGATCGGGCGCAACGTCGGCGCCCTGCACGTGTACGGTGAACGCGGCACGCGCCGCCTGCTCGGTGCCGAGATGCTGGGCCCTGCGGCCGAACACCTGGGCCACCTGCTGGCCTGGAGCATCGGCCGCGGGGAAACAGTCGACGAGGCCCTGGCCCAGCCGTTCTATCACCCGGTGATCGAGGAAGGCGTGCGCACCGCGTTGCGGCAGTTGCGCCAGGCGCTCGACCGCCCCGAGCCGGCGCCGTGCGAGGGCTGTGCACCCGGCGACTGA
- a CDS encoding class I SAM-dependent methyltransferase: protein MVQEASSIDLPLWLQTPPGRYVLAWEQARIETHVADVFGFHALQLGLPEIDALQANRMPHRWLALSAREGAAATVPEDGGAAPRTVALSCDFDALPFASQSLDLVVLPHTLELARDPHHTLREVERVLVPEGQVVITGLNPTSLWGLRQAGGRAAQRLGRRSDDERLFLPRAGDFIAYRRLRDWLRLLSFEVESGGFGCYRPALRSQAWLDRYAWMERAGERWWPVFGAVYLLKAVKRVRGMRLIGPAWKKTPKPRAAPAVVSHKHHRAGSSPDDREKRFET from the coding sequence ATGGTGCAGGAAGCGTCGAGTATAGATTTGCCCTTGTGGCTGCAGACCCCGCCCGGCCGGTACGTGTTGGCGTGGGAACAGGCGCGCATCGAAACGCATGTGGCCGATGTGTTCGGATTTCACGCATTGCAGCTCGGCCTGCCGGAGATCGATGCGCTGCAGGCCAACCGCATGCCGCACCGTTGGCTTGCATTGTCGGCCCGCGAGGGCGCCGCGGCGACCGTTCCGGAAGACGGCGGCGCCGCGCCGCGCACCGTGGCGCTGTCGTGCGATTTCGATGCCTTGCCGTTCGCGAGCCAGAGCCTCGACCTCGTGGTGCTGCCGCACACGCTGGAACTGGCGCGCGACCCCCACCACACCCTGCGCGAGGTCGAGCGCGTGCTCGTGCCCGAAGGCCAGGTCGTGATCACCGGGCTGAACCCGACCAGCCTGTGGGGTTTGCGCCAGGCGGGCGGACGTGCTGCGCAGCGCCTCGGTCGCCGCAGCGACGACGAGCGCCTGTTCCTGCCGCGCGCCGGCGACTTCATCGCCTACCGGCGCCTGCGCGACTGGCTGCGCCTGCTCAGCTTCGAGGTCGAGAGCGGCGGCTTCGGCTGCTACCGGCCGGCCTTGCGCTCGCAGGCCTGGCTGGACCGCTATGCGTGGATGGAGCGCGCGGGCGAACGCTGGTGGCCGGTGTTCGGCGCGGTCTACCTGCTCAAGGCCGTGAAGCGCGTGCGCGGCATGCGCCTCATCGGCCCGGCCTGGAAGAAGACGCCGAAGCCGCGCGCCGCGCCGGCCGTCGTCAGCCACAAGCACCACCGGGCAGGATCGTCGCCCGACGACAGAGAGAAGAGATTCGAGACATGA
- a CDS encoding MAPEG family protein, whose amino-acid sequence MTTILLLSVLAAALMPIVCAGIAKGGRLGTPRGEGGFDNHAPREWLARQSGYRARANAAQANCFEALPFFVGAVAIALTLGAPADRIGMLALLWVGLRAAFVACYLADRAMLRSAVWTLALVVNIAILFTPRN is encoded by the coding sequence ATGACGACGATCCTGCTCCTGAGCGTGCTCGCCGCTGCGCTGATGCCCATCGTCTGCGCCGGCATCGCCAAGGGAGGGCGCCTCGGCACGCCGCGCGGCGAAGGCGGTTTCGACAACCATGCGCCGCGCGAGTGGCTGGCGCGGCAGAGCGGCTACCGGGCGCGCGCGAACGCGGCGCAGGCCAACTGCTTCGAGGCCCTGCCGTTCTTCGTGGGCGCGGTGGCGATCGCGCTGACGCTCGGGGCGCCGGCCGACCGCATCGGCATGCTGGCACTGTTGTGGGTGGGGCTGCGCGCCGCCTTCGTGGCGTGCTACCTGGCGGACCGCGCGATGCTGCGTTCGGCGGTCTGGACGCTGGCGCTCGTGGTCAACATCGCGATCCTGTTCACGCCGCGCAACTGA